Sequence from the Deferrivibrio essentukiensis genome:
TACAGACTCTTTCCCGGAGCTTTTAAACCCACAAAATTATGAAGATTTGCTCCGCCCAAGTCACCATCTACAAGTAAAACGCTCTCACCCTTATTTGCTATAGACATAGCAAGATTTGCAGCAAAAAAACTTTTGCCAACGCCACCTTTTCCGCTTGCAATAGCAATAATCTCAGCCAACCACTGCCCCTCTGTATCTCTTAATTATAAAGTAAACAGCAAAATATGTTATAATTGCTGCAAAAACTCCAACTATATGGCATCCAACAAAAAAAGGCCATAATACTTGTTTAACATTATGTAGCATAATATCCCAGTTAAGCTTTGTCCAGTCCAAAACCATATCAACATTAGTATCGGTCAAAATCAACCCAACTTTATAGCAAAAAGCATATATAAATATAAGTGTAATAGGATTTGTGATATAAGCACCTAAAATTAAAGGATAAATTGGCAGATTCAAAAAATATGAAAAAGCAATAGCAAGGACTGTATGAAATCCTACGTAAGGGGAAAAACCAATGATCATCCCTATAGCTGAAGAAAGCGCAACTATATGGGGTGATCTATCTATTGTCAGCAGCCTTGCCAGCTTATCACGTATTTTTATAAACTCCCCCTTAAATCAGAGCGATTTCCGCTACCTCATCAAAGCTTTCTACTGTATAAATCTTAAGCGAATTTTTAATATATTTTGGTAGTTTTATCAAATCATTTTCATTCTTTTTAGGGATGATAACTTTCTTAACGTTCATTCTTTTAGCGGCCAATAACTTTTCCTTTAGTCCACCAATAGGCAATACCTTACCTCTGATAGTTATCTCACCCGTCATTGCTACTTCCTTGTTAACATGCCGTCCTGAAAAAATAGAAAGAATTGCTATGGCCATAGTTATACCTGCAGAAGGGCCATCTTTTGGGATTGCACCGGCAGGAACGTGAATATGTATATCGTATTTTTCAAAATCTTCTTCATTAATATTATACCTATCAGCAATTGATCTGACATATGTCAGCGCTGCTCTTGCAGATTCTTTCATTACATCTCCAAGTTGCCCAGTAATAACAAGATTCCCCTTCCCTTTATATTTAGTGCACTCAATAAACAATACATCACCGCCATAAGGGGTCCAGGCAAGACCAGTTACGACACCAATTTCATTATTTTTTAATTCATCTTCAGGGTAAAATTTCTCCGGCCCCAAAAATTTTACAACATCTGTTTCAGTAATAGTTTTTTTAAACACACCTTCTTCCGCAACTTTTCTTGCAACTTTTCTACAAACAGTGCCGATATTTCTCTCAAGATTTCTTAACCCAGATTCTCTTGTATAGCCTGAAACTACTTTCAAAATTGCACTTTTTCTAAATTTTAATAGATCTATTCCATTCTCTTTACACTGTTTTGGAATTAAATATTTTTCAGCGATATTCACCTTTTCCTCTTCGGTATATCCAGGTATTTCAATAATTTCCATCCTGTCTTTTAATGCGGGGGGGATAGGCTCAAGATAATTAGCTGTAGTTATGAAAAATACTTTGGAAAGATCAAAAGGTACACCGATATAGTGATCTACAAAGCTATTATTTTGCTCTGGATCAAGTACTTCAAGCAATGCAGAAGCCGGATCACCCCTAAAATCATTTCCAAGCTTATCTATCTCATCAAGCATAAAAACCGGGTTATCAGTGCCAACACTCTTCAATCCTTGAATTATTTTACCCGGCATAGCCCCAATATAAGTCCTTCTATGCCCCCTTATTTCAGCCTCATCCCTTACGCCACCAAGTGAAATTCTTAAAAATTTTCTATTCATCGCCCTTGCAATAGATTTGCCAAGGGAAGTCTTACCAACTCCGGGAGGACCAACAAAGCATAAAATAGGACTTTTCATATCTTTCTTAAGTTTTCTAACTGACAAGAAATCCAATATCCTGTCCTTAACCTCTTCAAGTCCGTAATGGTCTTCATCAAGAATCAGTTTTGCATTTTTTATATCAAGGTTATCTTTTGATGACTTTTTCCATGGCAATTCCACAAGCCACTCGATATAAGATCTTACTACAGTTGCCTCTGCAGAATCTGAATGCATCCTCGAAAGTCTTTTAAGCTGCTTTAATGCCTCTTCCTTCACATCCTTTGGCATCTTTAATTTGTTGATTTTGTTATTTAACTCTTCTATCTCTTTATTAAAATCATCTTCTTCACCCAACTCTTTTCTAATAGCTTTAAGTTGTTCTTTTAAAAAATATTCCTTTTGACTTTTATCTATTTCCCCTTTTGCTTCGCTTAAAATCTTCTGTTGCACTTCTAAAATAGAAATTTCCCTATTTAAAAATTCACTCACCTTCTTCAATCTTTCAACAGAGTCTACTGTTTCCAGTACTTCCTGCGATTCACTTATTTTTAGTCCCAAGTTTGACACGACTAGGTCTGCCAACTTACCCGGCTCATCAATAGAATCAATAATTGCCAACAGATCAGGAAGCATAGGTTTGCCAAGACTGACAGCACGATTTAACTGATCTTTTACATGTCTTGTAAGTGCTTCTACTTTCAAATCATCTGTTTTATCATCCTCTTCGATCTGCTCAACTCTTACTTTAAAGTAAGGTTCATCCTTAATAAATTCCTTTATCTTCCCTCTTTTTAACCCTTGGACAAGTATCTTTACCCTACCATCAGGCAGTTTAAGCATTCTAAGAATTACAGCAATAGTACCGATTTCATACACTTCACCCTTACCAGGGTCTTCATTCATTGGATCTTTTTGTGAAGCCAAAAAAATCATCCTCTTTTCGGCCAAAGCATCATCCACAGCTTTGATACTTGCCTCTCTACCAACAAAAAGAGGGATTACCATAAAAGGGAAAACTACTATATCCCTTACAGGCAATAATGGTAACTCTTCAGGTATTTTTATATCACTTTCATTAAATTCCACACTTACCTCCACAATCTCTTACTCTAATTGATTTCCAATCTTATGTGCAATACACCATCTTTAAGCTTGGCAAAGCCATTTTCAAAGCTATATTCAGAAGGTATCTCAATTATCTTTCTGAATGGGAAAAATTCTCTCTCCATAACTAAGTAATTTACCTTCTCAGTATGTTTCATAGACCTTTTTACCCCTTCAATAACAAGTTTATTTTCAACTAAATAGACCTTAAAATCACCAATACCTACACCGGGCAAATCTGCATACACATCGATGTAACCTTTCCCTATAACTACATCAATCCTTGGACCTGAAGGGACATCAAGCCCTTTGTGTTTATAAAGAGTCTGCAATATTTCTTCAATCTTTTTGTTTATTGAGCCGTGAAGCTGATAAATTCCCTTAAACTCTTTCATCTTACATCTTAATTTTCTTTATAACGTTTAAAAAATCATCCCGCAAATCTTCTCTTGCCATAGTAAAATTTACTACAGCTTCCAAATAGCCTTGCTTACTGCCACAGTCAAATCGTTTACCTTCATAAACGAGCCCAAACACTTCACCGCTTTTAGCAACCCTGTTTATAGCATCGGTAAGCTGTATCTCTCCCAAAGCACCACTGCCTGTATTACCAAGCTCCTTCAAAATATCAGGTGTCAAAATATATCTTCCCACAATTGCATAGTTTGAAGGCGGATTTTCTTTTGGTTTTTCCACCATACTTTTCAAGCCGAAAAGATTTACTTCTGTGTTATTTTTTATGTCCACAATCCCATATTTTGAAGTTTCGCTTTCAGGCACCTCCTGAATAGCCAGAACAGGGCTTTTCACCTTTTCATAAGCCTCTTTTAATTGTGCCAATACAGGCTTTTTTGAAAGAAACAGGTCATCCGGTAAAATAACGGCAAACGGCTCATCACCTACCAAATCAGCTGCACAATAGACAGCATGCCCAAGCCCAAGTTGTTCTTTTTGTCTAACAGAAACAATTTTGCATTTTTCTGCGAGCCCAACAACTTCGCTTAAAAGTTCAGTCTTTCCAGATTTTTCAAGAGCATTCTCAAGCTCATAATATCTGTCATAATAATCTTCAATCAAGTTTTTTGACTTACTTGTTATTAAAATAATCTCATCAATGCCTGCAGCAACTGCCTCATCAATTGCATAATCAATGGCAGGCCTATCTACCAATGTAATCATCTCCTTAGGAACTGCTTTAGTAAAAGGGAGCATCCTCGTCCCAAACCCCGCCGCAGGGATAACTGCTTTTTTAATCATATTTACTCCTCCTACCCAATTAAAATACCAGCATATCCGACAACTCTGTGATAATCACCACTTGCTTTTGCACTTGTTGAGTGCTCTACAAGCTTCACATTATTCAATTTTAACATTCTTGCCAAATAAAGTGCAATAGTAACAGGGAAGATACCGCACATCGATATCCTTTTCTCAAAAACGATATTATAAAGTCCTTCCGGGTCAATGTCCAATATTTTTTCAATTGCTAATTTGTCCTTATAGTTAGTAACCTCTTCACTTTCAAAATGATTGAAATCAGTACTTACTACTATCGTAAAACTGCCATCTTTTATTATTTCATATATATCCTTTGCAACATTAAAACACTCATTTTTTGTAAGATGAGAAACTGTAATAGGAACAATATTTATATCATCTTTCAGATATTTTAAAATCGGAAGTAATACTTCAAGTGAATGCTCTTGGATATGAGCCATTGTATCTCTTTTTAAAATAACACTTTTTTCAACAAGCAAATCAACGGTATCTTTATTGACCGTAACATCCCCACAAGGTGTTTGCCACTCACCCTCAGGAAAGACTGCAACCTTTTCCCCCAACCCTGTATGATTTGGACCAAGTAAAATTATATTTTTTTCAATTTTGTTGATAGATTTTAAAGTTTTAACTGCAGTTTCACCGGAATATATGTAACCTGCATGCGGCACAATCGCTATTTTTGCTTCCACTTGTAATTTTACATTACAGCTATCAACAAAATTCTTTATTGCTTTAAAAGACTTTGGATAAAAAACACCCTCAACTACTGCTTTCCTGTGCATAAATAACGCCCCAGTTTATGATACCACTCTTCAGGCATTTTAACTGAAATATTAAAATAGCTGTAATCGTTTAACAGTATATAATTTTTTTCCGATTTTACAAGATATGGGTTTTCGTTTACATAAATGGCAAATTCGCTGAGTTTCTTAAAATTATTCTTTTTGAAAAACTCTAATCTTTTACTAAATAATATATCGGCATCTTTATCGCCAACAACGTACAATTTATTGCCATTTAAAAACATCTCATATTTTAAATCTTTAATAAAAAAAATAAAATAATTAAAATGAAGGGCATTTGAAGTTTCTTTATCGACTTCTAAAATAGTCACAATTTTTCTTTTACAATCTCTCTCACTTAACATGTTTTTAGAGTATGAAAAAATCACTACTTCATCGTCATTTGGCTTACCATTAAAAATATTGAAATCATTCTTTTGTTCAAAAAGTATTTTACCTTTGTTAATTAGATACAGCTCCTTTGAAGTACCCTTAAAAGGAATATTCTCAATAACAGGATGTCTGTAAAAAAGTCCTCTTTTAAATTTAAAAGCATTCTTTTCTAAAAACTCACTCTCCCGATTTTTATCACTATAGAACAAAAATTCATTGTCAAAATGTACCGATAGTTTGTAACAATTTGCTGCCATAATATCTTTATCAACACAAATTTCAGTTTTTTTACCAAACTCCTCTATCTTTTTGGCTACCTTTAGCATATTAGGGGAGGGGTTAATAAATATATACCTATTAATATCTTTTAATTTCATTGTAAAATGCATCCCTTTCAACCGGATTAAAACCGGCAGATTTAATCAGAAAAGCAAGCTCATCAATAGTAAGTCCTTCTTTTGACTTTGCTCCTGCTGCATGAGTAATCTTCTCTTTTACTATTGTCCCATCAAGGTCATCAGCACCAAAATTTAGGGCAACTTGTGCCGTTTTTTCTCCAAGCATGACCCAATAAGCTTTAATATGAGGGATATTATCCAATACTATTCTACTTAAAGCAATAATCCTCAAATCCTCTACACCGGTTACCGGCAACCTTTCCGAGAGAAAAGTATTGTCAGGATGAAAAGACAAAGGGATAAAAGCCGAAAAACCTCCAGTCTTATCTTGCAGTCTTTTTATTTTTAACAAATGTTCCAATATATCTTCCTCAGCTTCTAAATGTCCATAAAGTACTGTTGCATTTGTCCTAATTCCGTTATTATGAGCTGATTCCATAATATACAACCATCTATCAGCATCAATCTTTTCGGGGCAAATCTGATTTCTAATCTTTTTATCCAATATTTCCGCTCCGCCCCCAGGAAGCATTTCAAGTCCTGATAATTTTAATTTATCAAAAACGCCATCAATACTAAGTCCTGAAATTCTTGAAAAGTAATCAATCTCAACTGCACTGAAAGCCTTAATTGTAAGAAAAGGGTATGTCTGCTTAATGCTTTTTATCATATCCAAATAAAACTCAAATGGCTTTGACGGATGAAGCCCACCAACAATATGCACTTCCACACAACCTACAACCTTGTCTGAAAGATATTTCAAAACATCATCGACTGACATTTCATAAGCATTGTCCTCACCTTCATTTTTAGCAAAAGCACAAAATTTACAATGATTTACACATATATTAGTATAATTAAGATGAACATTCCTCACAAAAAAAACATCATCGCCGTAAAGCTGTTTTTTTATATTAAAAGCTTCTTTTCCAAGCTCTAACAAATCTTTTTTCAACAAACTTTTCATTTTACCTTCCAATTATTTATTACCTTTTTTCCTCATAGCAGACTTAAAAGCTGAAACAATCTCCTTGTCAAACTGAGTCCCTGTGCATCTGTCAAGCTCTTCAAAGGCAAGCTTTGGATCTCTCCTCATTCTATAACTTCTATCTGTAGTCATTGCATCATAAGAATCGGCAACATGCAATATTTTTGCTCCCAAAGGGATATCTTCAGCTGTTAGTCCGTAGGGGTATCCGCTACCATCCAATTTTTCGTGATGATATAAAACGTAATACGGTACATCACCCAGAAACTCAATAGGGGACAAGATATCTTTGCCATGAATAGGGTGCTTTTTCATCTCTTCGTATTCTTCATTCGTCAATCTATCAGGCTTAACTATTATTTCAGTGGGGACACCAATCTTGCCAATATCGTGCAATAATCCGGCATATATCATTGCATCTTTAAACTCCTCGTTTAACCCCATCTCCTCAACAATCATCAAAGAGTACCTTTTTACATTCTCCGAATGCCCCATAGTATAATGGTCTTTTGCATCAACCGCTTTTGAAAGTGCTGTTATTGTTTCCAGATAACCTTTGGATAAATCTTCAAAACTATATATATTTAACAAAGAGAGAGAGAATTGGTCAACATAGATACTGTGTACTTTACAGTCCAAATCTGAATAACTTCTGGAACCTTCTCTGAAAACACCTACAATCCCCCACAAACCTTCTCTGCTCTTCATAGGTAATAATAAGAGATTTATATCTTTACCGTTTAACTTTACTGTTGTTTCATAGTGTTCTAAATTTGAAAATATAGTCAATGCTTCCTTATAACTAAAGTTATCGGTAATAAACTTGTTAAGATTTTTATCTACATTCACATCCTTTATATATTCTCTTGTGAAAAGTCTTATAAAATATCCATCATTTTTCAGAAAATCAAAGATAATTGTATTCATTTTCTCAAATATTTCATCAACATGCATAATATTAGCAAAAAATTTGCTCGAATCGTAAATTGATATAATCTGATTTAACTCGACAACTTCTTTTTTTAACTTTTTATTTTCAATTGCCTTTAATATTTTATTTAATAAATCCTCAACTTTAAAAGGTTTGGTAATATAATCGTATGCACCAAATTTGACACTTTCCACGGCTGTGTCAAGGCTTGGAAAACCAGTTATCAAAATAACCTCAACCTGATACTCCCCTTTTATCTTTTTTAAAAGGGTGACCCCATCCATTTCAGGCATTTTAATGTCGGTTAAAACAACATCTATATTTTTCTCCTGCAAAACCTGCAAAGCTTTTGGTCCGCTATTAACAGAAAAAACCTCAAAGCCTTCAGTCCTTAAGATTATTTCAATACTCTCTCTGATATAATCTTCGTCATCAACAACAAGTACTTTATAGTTTCTGGCATCTTTCATTCGGCTCTCCGAAGTGCAATACTCTATTTATAAAAATACAAAAACCACATTTTCCCGACATATTATAAGAAATTAGAAAATTTAACCTATTTGGTCAACAATAAAAATGAATAAAATAAAAAACCTAAAAAAAATGGGGGCAAAGCCCCCACAAACTATCTTAATTTAGCTAAAAAACGTTTTTCCAAATCTGAAACTAGTCTAGTCAAGATTCCATTGGTCTCTTCGTCAGTTAATGTCTTTTCATTATGTGAAAAGTAAATTCTAAAAGCAAGACTGACATTTTCCAAACCAATTTTTTCATCTTCAAACTTATCAAAAACAATACAGTTTTCAATAAGCGGGTCATATGACAATATAAATTTTCTTATATCTTCACTGAAAATATCCTTTTTGACTAATAGAGATAAATCTTTGTAAACAAATGGATACACAGAAAAACTCTTAAACTTAATTTTTCTGTCTTTAACAATATTTACAAGCTCTTCCAACTCCAATTCAGCAACATAGACAGGAAGATCGATATCTATTTTTTCATTAATATCAGGATGAATGCAACCAATAAAGCCGATTTTTTTATCTTCTATATAAATATCAGCTGATTTTCCGGGGTGAAGAAACTCAAAGTCAGACCTCACAAAATTAAAGTTTACATTGAAAAACTTACCTATATTTTCCAAAACCCCTTTCAGGTAATAAAAAGTTTCAGTCTTTTTTATTTTATCCCAATAAAGCCCAAAAAAATCATCTGTAACCGCAATAGAGAGACTAACTTTTTGCTCAGGAAGCCCATCATCCTTTTTTAAATAGGTAGAAGCGACTTCAAAAAATCTGACATTTTTGTAACCATTATTTAAATTGTTTTTAATATTCATCAGAAGGCTTGGAAAAACAAATGTCCTCATTACCGCCAAGTCTTCTGAAATCGGATTTAAAAGTTTGACAAATTTTTTACTGTCGTCAAAATGGCTTAAAAATCTTTCAGATGTAAAAGAATAATTTATAGCCTCCACAAAACCTAAAGCTGCAAGGTGTCTTTTTATATCCATTACTGCTTTTAATAGTGGTTTTTTAACTCTTCCGTCAGCTAAAATTTCAGGAGTAGAAGTTGGTATATTGTTATAACCGTAAACTCTTGCCACTTCTTCAACTATATCTTGCCAAATCTCTATATCCACCCTGTATGAAGGGGGCACCACAACATAATCAGTGCCTTGTTTTGATAATTTAAAATTAAGTCTTTTTAATATGTTGACAATTTCATCTTCTGAAATTTGAAGCCCGATATAAGAGTTTATCTTGTTAAAATTAACTTTAACTTCTTTATCCTCATAACCTTTTGGATTATCACTCAGTGTATTCTTTAAGATTTTACCGCCGGATAGCTTTGATAAAAGGTAAGCGGCATAGTCTACCATCTTATAAGTATTTTTCATATCTATTCCTCTTTCATACCTATAAGAGGAATCTGTCTGCATACCAAGCCTGCGTGCAGTTAACCTAATACTGTCGGGTTTGAAATAAGCACATTCTAAAAACACATCTTTTGTATTGTCATTGATTCCGGAATACTCGCCGCCCATAACCCCTGCCACAGCAACAGCTTTCTTCTCATCTGCAATTACAAGCATCGACTCATCTAAAACTTTCTCTCTACCGTCAAGGGTTACTATTTTTTCACC
This genomic interval carries:
- the amrB gene encoding AmmeMemoRadiSam system protein B, which produces MHRKAVVEGVFYPKSFKAIKNFVDSCNVKLQVEAKIAIVPHAGYIYSGETAVKTLKSINKIEKNIILLGPNHTGLGEKVAVFPEGEWQTPCGDVTVNKDTVDLLVEKSVILKRDTMAHIQEHSLEVLLPILKYLKDDINIVPITVSHLTKNECFNVAKDIYEIIKDGSFTIVVSTDFNHFESEEVTNYKDKLAIEKILDIDPEGLYNIVFEKRISMCGIFPVTIALYLARMLKLNNVKLVEHSTSAKASGDYHRVVGYAGILIG
- the lon gene encoding endopeptidase La; this encodes MEFNESDIKIPEELPLLPVRDIVVFPFMVIPLFVGREASIKAVDDALAEKRMIFLASQKDPMNEDPGKGEVYEIGTIAVILRMLKLPDGRVKILVQGLKRGKIKEFIKDEPYFKVRVEQIEEDDKTDDLKVEALTRHVKDQLNRAVSLGKPMLPDLLAIIDSIDEPGKLADLVVSNLGLKISESQEVLETVDSVERLKKVSEFLNREISILEVQQKILSEAKGEIDKSQKEYFLKEQLKAIRKELGEEDDFNKEIEELNNKINKLKMPKDVKEEALKQLKRLSRMHSDSAEATVVRSYIEWLVELPWKKSSKDNLDIKNAKLILDEDHYGLEEVKDRILDFLSVRKLKKDMKSPILCFVGPPGVGKTSLGKSIARAMNRKFLRISLGGVRDEAEIRGHRRTYIGAMPGKIIQGLKSVGTDNPVFMLDEIDKLGNDFRGDPASALLEVLDPEQNNSFVDHYIGVPFDLSKVFFITTANYLEPIPPALKDRMEIIEIPGYTEEEKVNIAEKYLIPKQCKENGIDLLKFRKSAILKVVSGYTRESGLRNLERNIGTVCRKVARKVAEEGVFKKTITETDVVKFLGPEKFYPEDELKNNEIGVVTGLAWTPYGGDVLFIECTKYKGKGNLVITGQLGDVMKESARAALTYVRSIADRYNINEEDFEKYDIHIHVPAGAIPKDGPSAGITMAIAILSIFSGRHVNKEVAMTGEITIRGKVLPIGGLKEKLLAAKRMNVKKVIIPKKNENDLIKLPKYIKNSLKIYTVESFDEVAEIALI
- a CDS encoding HD domain-containing phosphohydrolase, whose protein sequence is MKDARNYKVLVVDDEDYIRESIEIILRTEGFEVFSVNSGPKALQVLQEKNIDVVLTDIKMPEMDGVTLLKKIKGEYQVEVILITGFPSLDTAVESVKFGAYDYITKPFKVEDLLNKILKAIENKKLKKEVVELNQIISIYDSSKFFANIMHVDEIFEKMNTIIFDFLKNDGYFIRLFTREYIKDVNVDKNLNKFITDNFSYKEALTIFSNLEHYETTVKLNGKDINLLLLPMKSREGLWGIVGVFREGSRSYSDLDCKVHSIYVDQFSLSLLNIYSFEDLSKGYLETITALSKAVDAKDHYTMGHSENVKRYSLMIVEEMGLNEEFKDAMIYAGLLHDIGKIGVPTEIIVKPDRLTNEEYEEMKKHPIHGKDILSPIEFLGDVPYYVLYHHEKLDGSGYPYGLTAEDIPLGAKILHVADSYDAMTTDRSYRMRRDPKLAFEELDRCTGTQFDKEIVSAFKSAMRKKGNK
- a CDS encoding Hsp20/alpha crystallin family protein, translating into MKEFKGIYQLHGSINKKIEEILQTLYKHKGLDVPSGPRIDVVIGKGYIDVYADLPGVGIGDFKVYLVENKLVIEGVKRSMKHTEKVNYLVMEREFFPFRKIIEIPSEYSFENGFAKLKDGVLHIRLEIN
- the galU gene encoding UTP--glucose-1-phosphate uridylyltransferase GalU — translated: MIKKAVIPAAGFGTRMLPFTKAVPKEMITLVDRPAIDYAIDEAVAAGIDEIILITSKSKNLIEDYYDRYYELENALEKSGKTELLSEVVGLAEKCKIVSVRQKEQLGLGHAVYCAADLVGDEPFAVILPDDLFLSKKPVLAQLKEAYEKVKSPVLAIQEVPESETSKYGIVDIKNNTEVNLFGLKSMVEKPKENPPSNYAIVGRYILTPDILKELGNTGSGALGEIQLTDAINRVAKSGEVFGLVYEGKRFDCGSKQGYLEAVVNFTMAREDLRDDFLNVIKKIKM
- a CDS encoding DUF2062 domain-containing protein; the protein is MKIRDKLARLLTIDRSPHIVALSSAIGMIIGFSPYVGFHTVLAIAFSYFLNLPIYPLILGAYITNPITLIFIYAFCYKVGLILTDTNVDMVLDWTKLNWDIMLHNVKQVLWPFFVGCHIVGVFAAIITYFAVYFIIKRYRGAVVG
- the pheT gene encoding phenylalanine--tRNA ligase subunit beta, which codes for MKVSLEWLKEFIDIDGINPHEIADRLTMSGLEVESVEHIPSIENIVVAHVLEKQKHPDADKLSVCKVFDGKEEYQVVCGAKNVDKGQNIVFCKIGAVLPGDFKIKKAKIRGVESFGMIASLSELGLEEKSEGIYVLPEDIKIGDDPNKILGLGDYVLEISITPNRADCLSVIGVAREIAALYGLQVKEREFSIQELEEDANKYSYVKVKNSEICPVYLGRIIKDVAIKQSPLYIQNRLRKAGIRPINNIVDVTNYVLLEYGQPLHTFDLNEIEGGIVVRNADKGEKIVTLDGREKVLDESMLVIADEKKAVAVAGVMGGEYSGINDNTKDVFLECAYFKPDSIRLTARRLGMQTDSSYRYERGIDMKNTYKMVDYAAYLLSKLSGGKILKNTLSDNPKGYEDKEVKVNFNKINSYIGLQISEDEIVNILKRLNFKLSKQGTDYVVVPPSYRVDIEIWQDIVEEVARVYGYNNIPTSTPEILADGRVKKPLLKAVMDIKRHLAALGFVEAINYSFTSERFLSHFDDSKKFVKLLNPISEDLAVMRTFVFPSLLMNIKNNLNNGYKNVRFFEVASTYLKKDDGLPEQKVSLSIAVTDDFFGLYWDKIKKTETFYYLKGVLENIGKFFNVNFNFVRSDFEFLHPGKSADIYIEDKKIGFIGCIHPDINEKIDIDLPVYVAELELEELVNIVKDRKIKFKSFSVYPFVYKDLSLLVKKDIFSEDIRKFILSYDPLIENCIVFDKFEDEKIGLENVSLAFRIYFSHNEKTLTDEETNGILTRLVSDLEKRFLAKLR
- the mqnE gene encoding aminofutalosine synthase MqnE — its product is MKSLLKKDLLELGKEAFNIKKQLYGDDVFFVRNVHLNYTNICVNHCKFCAFAKNEGEDNAYEMSVDDVLKYLSDKVVGCVEVHIVGGLHPSKPFEFYLDMIKSIKQTYPFLTIKAFSAVEIDYFSRISGLSIDGVFDKLKLSGLEMLPGGGAEILDKKIRNQICPEKIDADRWLYIMESAHNNGIRTNATVLYGHLEAEEDILEHLLKIKRLQDKTGGFSAFIPLSFHPDNTFLSERLPVTGVEDLRIIALSRIVLDNIPHIKAYWVMLGEKTAQVALNFGADDLDGTIVKEKITHAAGAKSKEGLTIDELAFLIKSAGFNPVERDAFYNEIKRY